A genomic window from Cydia strobilella chromosome 26, ilCydStro3.1, whole genome shotgun sequence includes:
- the LOC134753022 gene encoding zinc finger protein 431-like has protein sequence MVEGVAVKVERLLDDVCVKDEPRCEGASIKADSSCSDVCVKDESFGVSAAAAAAELYTDHAVKDELVLGPVIVEWRVRHAPTEQTPRLTPSGIPKIYQCARCKYATARQARLIRHLRKHTDAKPYKCDQCSYASALKGNLQRHIRNHTGDKPYKCDQCSYASTDKSHLKVHTRTHTGDKPYKCDQCSYASSHKKCLKLHLRNHTGDKPYKCDQCSYASSHKRALKVHLRKHTDDKPYKCDQCSYASSNKYNLIVHVRKHTGDKPYKCDQCSYASSYKHHLTTHVKRHTEDKPNKCDQCSYASTDKGHLKDHTRTHTGDSPFKCDQCSYASNQKCVLKVHLSKHTGDKPYKCDQCSYASSNKHALKVHLSKHTGDKPYKCDQCSYASSQKRALKVHLRKHTVRQALQM, from the exons ATGGTCGAGGGAGTGGCTGTGAAAGTTGAGCGTTTGCTGGATGATGTGTGTGTAAAAGACGAGCCCAGGTGCGAGGGTGCATCTATAAAAGCCGACTCTTCATGCTCAGATGTGTGTGTAAAAGACGAGTCCTTCGGCGTGAGCGCGGCGGCCGCAGCGGCGGAGCTGTACACCGACCACGCAGTCAAAGATGAGCTCGTGCTCGGTCCCGTGATAGTGGAGTGGCGCGTGCGCCACGCACCAACAG AGCAAACTCCTCGGCTGACACCAAGTGGTATACCCAAAATATACCAATGTGCCCGCTGTAAATATGCAACAGCTAGACAAGCACGGTTAATCAGGCATTTGAGAAAACATACTGATGCGAAACCATACAAGTGTGatcagtgtagttatgctagtgCCCTAAAAGGAAATTTACAACGTCATATAAGAAATCACACTGGtgacaagccttacaaatgtgaccagtgtagttatgctagcaCCGACAAAAGTCATTTGAAAGTTCATACAAGGACACACACTGGtgacaagccttacaaatgtgaccagtgtagttatgctagcagCCATAAAAAATGTTTGAAGCTTCATCTAAGAAATCACACTGGcgacaagccttacaaatgtgaccagtgtagttatgctagcagCCATAAACGTGCTTTGAAGGTCCATCTAAGAAAACACACTGAcgacaagccttacaaatgtgaccagtgtagttatgctagcagcaacaaatataatttgatagttcatgtaagaaaacacactggcgacaagccttacaaatgtgatcagtgtagttatgctagcagCTATAAACATCATTTGACAACTCATGTAAAGAGACACACTGAAGACAAGCCTaacaaatgtgaccagtgtagttatgctagcaCCGACAAAGGTCATTTGAAAGATCATACAAGGACACACACTGGTGACAGTCCTTtcaaatgtgaccagtgtagttatgctagcaACCAAAAATGTGTTTTGAAGGTCCATCTAAGTAAACACACTGGcgacaagccttacaaatgtgaccagtgtagttatgctagcagTAATAAACATGCTTTGAAGGTCCATCTAAGTAAACACACTGGcgacaagccttacaaatgtgaccagtgtagttatgctagcagCCAAAAACGTGCTTTGAAGGTCCATCTAAGAAAACACACTGTCcgacaagccttacaaatgtga
- the LOC134753023 gene encoding uncharacterized protein LOC134753023: MASLYSRVKLRHEKLQKVTADSQTLWEQLQAEGAVSEEEFTAIHLKLKQCLGTFEKELFQYLSVEPEADVVEMTQEQLKAEDLLTELEIALQIGKRRSETVKKSKLPELSLPSFSGDKLKWCEFWDRFAANVDHRQLQESEKLMYLLSCLKGAALETVSGIAATNANYSIAVELRCCKSVQKKKQFVTSTKGRHLVKWPWIEYPPDLPSNFGLALGRLKSNLKRLDLHLIKEYDVILKEQLDLGIIEVVTRGSDLNADHPIHYLAHHMVKQDGGGKGRIVYDASAKTTGQKSLNECLYSGPSMLEDLTALLLKFRTKRYGILADVEKAFLQVALQEDDRDVTGFLWLKDTTKEATEDNLLYLRFCRVPFGVVASPFLLTATIRHYISQSNKALLKQVADKCYVDNLVTGADSLQEAKQIYEQTRTVFEQLSMNMRDWISNNQSLMDKIPEHHRSVKHGQVKVLGLMWNVEEDTLKLNLTEDHFSTDPPIDTKRKVLRALARVYDPCGFVCPLMLSMKLIFQNICEKKCKWDTELPTEMTQSVKNVMESLKSIVNTEVPRYIGTDVSMSELKYHLHCFTDASKNAYAAIVYLKVIEDGQGKSVSLLMAKSHVSQTKDKDELKIPKLELLGFLIGSRLLKYVRNHLDLDIEKEYLWSDSLVVLSWMRSNKLLPPFVANRVNEIKRDHPNTEMFYVHTKANPADVATRPELFEEKRQLWFNGPEFLAKEESCWPQNRLYEEHQNLLSVGEVLGDDPGEPTQEVPIGDDADQSEALEQGSPSDPIEPMETQDLSIPTKSGEYPTDGSMELDNPDYHKEGDIQQQTIVSKIVSEIRDLQRKHFQEELDGKRTHLARNLDLFVDVDGLLRCRGRMANTTWSYDMKYPILLPKNSEFTDRIIKETHVSNYHVGAPHTLSIIRERYWIPQGKAQVMKVLKRCTQCVKHGGGPYRLPGTPALPPERVNYNRPFTYTGIDYLGPLFVSTQTGKEKRWVALFTCLTVRAIHLEIVKDLSAEECLLALRRFIAARNKPQRMYSDNATCFKLVAEMVQQPYCVKNDIQWKFICQLAPWHGGFYERLVALVKHCLKRTLEKHLLNDTRLLTVMKEVETVLNSRPLTRVGTEVEHVLCPADFLSLGQCLTMRPSAADIPTCNTATKSDLFESWKRGCNILEEFKRMFVKQYLASLRERYNNSPKQPRVKSHRSPQVGDLVQVKSDLKNRNLWKVGKIHELIRGSDGECRVARVKVDDSTLTRSIGHLYPLEVDDETPEVEPVEGGLPEIEEDSGELEVPTSVDAHVPVLDEQPEIDADHLAGCDMTSHNEVPPPEEQPEERGNGRSKRIAAIRARDKILEWTRHLLALLQ, encoded by the exons ATGGCAAGCTTGTACAGTCGGGTTAAGCTGCGCcatgaaaaattacaaaaggTGACTGCGGACTCTCAAACCCTCTGGGAGCAGTTGCAAGCGGAGGGAGCTGTCAGTGAAGAGGAGTTCACAGCAATCCACTTAAAATTGAAGCAATGCTTGGGGACTTTTGAAAAGgagttatttcaatatttaagtgtCGAACCGGAGGCAGATGTGGTTGAGATGACCCAAGAACAACTTAAGGCTGAAGATCTATTGACAGAATTGGAAATTGCATTACAGATTGGCAAAAGGCGGAGTGAAACTGTTAAAAAATCCAAACTACCTGAATTAAGTCTTCCATCCTTTTCGGGGGACAAGTTGAAGTGGTGCGAGTTTTGGGACCGGTTTGCTGCTAATGTAGACCATAGACAGTTACAGGAGTCTGAGAAACTAATGTACCTCCTGAGCTGCCTGAAGGGCGCAGCGCTTGAAACAGTTTCAGGAATAGCGGCTACCAATGCAAACTACTCCATTGCAGTGGAACTGAGGTGTTGCAAGTCCGTACAGAA GAAGAAGCAGTTTGTCACTTCAACGAAAGGCCGGCACTTAGTGAAATGGCCCTGGATTGAGTACCCACCAGATTTGCCATCAAATTTTGGGTTGGCCTTAGGTCGATTGAAGAGTAACCTGAAAAGACTGGACCTGCATTTAATCAAGGAGTATGACGTGATCCTGAAGGAACAGCTGGACCTAGGAATTATAGAAGTCGTTACTAGAGGGTCAGACTTGAACGCAGACCACCCAATTCACTACCTCGCCCACCATATGGTGAAACAAGATGGCGGCGGCAAGGGGAGGATAGTATACGATGCTAGTGCCAAAACTACTGGACAGAAAAGCCTCAATGAGTGCCTTTACAGCGGACCTTCTATGTTAGAAGACCTAACGGCGTTACTTTTGAAGTTCCGAACTAAGAGGTATGGCATACTGGCTGATGTAGAAAAGGCGTTTCTACAAGTAGCACTTCAAGAGGATGATCGCGATGTCACAGGGTTCCTCTGGTTAAAGGACACAACCAAGGAAGCAACGGAGGATAACTTACTGTATCTGAGGTTCTGCAGGGTACCTTTTGGAGTTGTCGCGAGTCCATTCTTACTGACAGCAACGATCCGACACTACATAAGCCAGTCAAACAAGGCCTTGCTGAAACAAGTCGCTGACAAATGCTATGTGGATAACTTAGTGACTGGAGCTGATAGCCTGCAGGAGGCTAAACAGATCTATGAGCAAACCAGAACAGTGTTTGAGCAGCTGTCTATGAATATGAGAGACTGGATCTCAAACAACCAGAGCCTTATGGACAAGATACCAGAACATCATAGGTCAGTCAAACATGGACAGGTCAAAGTGCTCGGACTTATGTGGAATGTCGAAGAAGATACGCTGAAACTGAATTTGACTGAGGACCACTTCAGCACAGATCCTCCGATAGACACAAAGAGGAAAGTTCTTCGGGCTCTAGCACGTGTGTATGACCCATGTGGTTTTGTATGCCCACTCATGTTGTCAATGAAGCTGATCTTCCAGAATATCTGTGAAAAGAAATGCAAATGGGATACAGAACTACCTACGGAGATGACACAGTCTGTGAAGAATGTCATGGAAAGTCTGAAATCCATAGTGAACACAGAGGTGCCGAGGTACATCGGAACAGATGTCTCAATGAGTGAGCTTAAGTACCACTTGCACTGCTTCACAGATGCCTCCAAAAACGCATATGCTGCCATTGTCTACCTTAAAGTGATTGAAGATGGACAAGGAAAATCAGTCTCCCTTTTGATGGCAAAATCACACGTGTCACAGACCAAAGACAAGGATGAATTGAAAATTCCTAAATTAGAACTTCTAGGATTTCTGATTGGAAGCAGACTCCTGAAATACGTAAGGAACCATCTTGATCTTGACATCGAGAAAGAATATTTGTGGTCAGATAGTTTGGTTGTGCTTAGTTGGATGAGGTCAAACAAACTGCTCCCACCCTTTGTTGCCAACAGGGTAAACGAAATCAAGCGTGACCATCCAAACACAGAGATGTTCTATGTCCACACAAAGGCAAATCCTGCTGATGTTGCCACACGTCCAGAACTGTTTGAAGAGAAAAGGCAACTTTGGTTTAACGGACCGGAGTTTCTTGCCAAGGAAGAATCATGCTGGCCCCAAAATAGACTCTATGAGGAACATCAGAACCTTCTTTCTGTTGGGGAGGTCCTGGGTGACGACCCAGGTGAGCCGACACAGGAAGTACCCATTGGTGATGACGCTGACCAGAGTGAGGCCCTAGAGCAAGGAAGTCCCAGTGATCCCATTGAACCAATGGAAACCCAGGATTTAAGTATACCTACAAAGAGTGGTGAATATCCTACTGATGGAAGCATGGAACTTGACAATCCTGACTATCACAAAGAAGGAGACATCCAGCAGCAGACGATTGTTTCCAAAATAGTGTCCGAGATAAGGGATCTGCAAAGAAAGCACTTCCAAGAAGAACTAGATGGTAAAAGAACACATTTAGCACGAAATCTAGATCTCTTTGTCGATGTGGACGGCCTTCTTAGATGCCGCGGGCGTATGGCGAACACCACCTGGAGCTATGACATGAAGTATCCGATACTACTGCCAAAAAATTCTGAGTTCACTGACAGAATCATAAAGGAGACGCATGTGAGTAACTACCACGTCGGTGCTCCACATACATTGAGTATCATCAGGGAGCGGTATTGGATACCCCAAGGGAAAGCCCAGGTGATGAAGGTGTTAAAGCGATGTACCCAGTGTGTCAAACACGGCGGCGGTCCGTATCGTTTACCAGGCACACCGGCGCTGCCTCCAGAACGAGTAAATTACAACAGACCCTTCACTTACACTGGTATTGACTATCTAGGACCACTATTTGTGAGTACCCAGACTGGCAAAGAGAAGCGATGGGTAGCCTTATTCACGTGTTTGACAGTAAGAGCGATACACCTTGAGATCGTGAAGGACCTTTCGGCTGAAGAATGTCTCCTGGCCTTGCGACGATTTATAGCTGCTAGAAACAAGCCACAACGGATGTATTCAGATAATGCGACTTGTTTCAAGTTAGTCGCTGAAATGGTACAACAGCCATACTGCGTTAAGAATGACATCCAGTGGAAATTTATATGTCAACTAGCACCGTGGCATGGAGGGTTTTACGAGCGGCTTGTGGCCTTGGTGAAGCATTGCCTTAAAAGAACCCTAGAAAAACACCTTCTCAATGATACCAGGTTACTGACGGTGATGAAGGAAGTGGAAACGGTACTGAATTCAAGACCGCTGACACGAGTCGGTACAGAAGTGGAACATGTTCTCTGCCCGGCTGATTTCTTAAGCCTAGGACAATGTTTGACTATGAGACCATCTGCCGCAGATATTCCTACTTGTAACACTGCTACAAAGAGCGACCTGTTTGAGAGCTGGAAGAGAGGATGCAATATCCTAGAGGAATTTAAGAGAATGTTCGTCAAGCAGTACCTTGCTAGTCTGAGAGAGAGGTACAACAACTCGCCCAAGCAACCTAGAGTTAAATCTCATCGATCACCACAAGTAGGCGACCTTGTACAGGTTAAATCGGATCTCAAGAACAGAAACCTCTGGAAAGTGGGGAAGATCCACGAGCTGATCAGAGGAAGTGATGGTGAATGTAGAGTAGCGAGGGTCAAGGTTGACGATTCTACTTTAACACGTTCCATTGGCCATCTCTACCCGCTGGAGGTAGATGACGAGACGCCTGAGGTAGAACCTGTAGAGGGAGGCTTGCCTGAGATTGAAGAGGACAGCGGGGAGTTGGAAGTTCCAACCAGCGTGGATGCTCACGTACCTGTGCTCGATGAACAACCGGAGATCGACGCGGATCATCTGGCTGGATGTGATATGACCAGTCACAATGAAGTCCCACCACCAGAGGAGCAGCCAGAGGAAAGAGGCAATGGGAGAAGCAAGCGGATCGCAGCCATTCGTGCCAGGGATAAAATCCTGGAGTGGACGCGACACCTGCTCGCCTTGCTGCAGTAA